The proteins below are encoded in one region of Rhododendron vialii isolate Sample 1 chromosome 7a, ASM3025357v1:
- the LOC131333903 gene encoding probable CCR4-associated factor 1 homolog 7 has protein sequence MSLLPKSESIEIREVWEGNVEEEFALICDIVDDYPYIAMDTEFPGIVIRPVGAFKNINEYNYQTLKENVDMLKLIQLGITLSDGEGNLPTCGTDKYCIWQFNFREFNVSEDISAQESIELLRHCGIDFKKNNEMGIDVNRFGELLMSSGIVLNDDVHWVTFHSGYDFGYLLKLLTRRNLPETQEGFFDLISTYFPIVYDIKHLMKYCNSLHGGLNKLAELLEVERIGTCHQAGSDSLLTSCTFKKLRDNFFNGSTEKYAGVLYGLGVENGG, from the coding sequence ATGTCGTTGTTGCCAAAAAGCGAGTCGATTGAAATCCGTGAGGTTTGGGAGGGCAATGTCGAAGAAGAGTTTGCTTTGATTTGCGATATAGTTGATGATTATCCTTATATAGCAATGGATACAGAGTTTCCGGGCATTGTTATTCGTCCCGTTGGGGCTTTCAAGAACATAAATGAGTATAACTACCAGACTTTGAAGGAGAATGTTGATATGTTGAAGCTAATTCAGTTGGGTATCACTTTGTCAGACGGAGAAGGGAACTTACCGACGTGTGGAACTGATAAGTATTGCATTTGGCAGTTCAATTTCCGGGAATTTAATGTTAGTGAAGATATTTCCGCCCAGGAGTCCATTGAGTTGTTGAGGCATTGTGGCATAGATTTTAAGAAGAATAATGAGATGGGTATTGATGTGAATCGCTTTGGGGAGCTCTTGATGTCTTCTGGGATTGTCTTGAATGACGATGTGCATTGGGTTACATTTCACAGTGGGTATGATTTTGGGTATTTGCTTAAGCTGTTGACTCGCAGGAATTTGCCCGAAACGCAAGAAGGGTTCTTTGATTTGATCAGTACCTATTTCCCGATTGTGTACGACATTAAGCACTTGATGAAGTATTGCAATAGCCTTCATGGTGGGTTGAACAAGCTTGCGGAGCTTTTGGAAGTTGAGAGGATTGGTACTTGTCATCAAGCAGGCTCAGATAGTTTACTCACTTCTTGCACATTTAAGAAGTTGAGAGACAACTTCTTTAACGGATCCACAGAGAAATATGCAGGTGTTCTATACGGCCTTGGGGTCGAGAATGGAGGTTAA